The following DNA comes from Maniola jurtina chromosome W, ilManJurt1.1, whole genome shotgun sequence.
aagaagagtgaataggtaccttctaggcaagcgcgttccaccataagctgcatcggggctttcaaaagaagagtgaataggtaccttctaggcaagcgcgttccaccatcagctgcatcggggctttcagaagaagagtgaataggtacctactaggtaagcgcgttccaccatcagctgcatcgggacttacaaaagaagagtgaataggtaccttctaggcaagcgcgttccaccatcagctgcatcggggctttcagaagaagagtgaataggtaccttctaggtaagcgcgttccaccatcagctgcatcgggacttacaaaagaagagtgaataggtaccttctaggcaagcacgatccaccatcagctgcatcggggctttcaaaagaagagtgaataggtaccttctaggcaagcgcgttccaccatcagctgcatcggggctttcagaagaagagtgaataggtaccttctaggtaagcgcgttccaccatcagctgcatcgggacttacaaaagaagagtgaataggtaccttctaggcaagcacgatccaccatcagctgcatcggggctttcaaaagaagagtgaataggtaccttctaggcaagcgcgttccaccatcagctgcatcggggctttcagaagaagagtgaataggtaccttctaggtaagcgcgttccaccatcagctgcatcgggacttacaaaagaagagtgaataggtaccttctaggtaagcgcgttccaccatcagctgcatcgggacttacaaaagaagagtgaataggtaccttctaggcaagcacgatccaccatcagctgcatcggggctttcaaaagaagagtgaataggtaccttctaggcaagcgcgttccaccataagctgcatcggggctttcagaagaagagtgaataggtaccttctaggcaagcacgatccaccatcagctgcatcggggctttcaaaagaagagtgaataggtaccttctaggcaagcgcgttccaccataagctgcatcggggctttcaaaagaagagtgaataggtaccttctaggcaagcgcgttccaccataagctgcatcggggctttcaaaagaagagtgaataggtaccttctaggcaagcgtgttccaccatcagctgcatcggggctttcagaagaagagtgaataggtaccttctaggcaagcgcgttccaccatcagctgcatcgggacttacaaaagaagagtgaataggtaccttctaggcaagcacattccaccttaagctgcatcatcacttccaGCAAACCTATTTAATATTTGCATTGCCTGTCCAGCGATGTCTATTAAGTGGCTTAGTTGCTGCGCCCGATTTCTCTCAAATTCCAGCCCTTGCTCTGCGACGTCAGCCAAGCGTCCTAGATAGCGCGCTGCATCTCTCTCGATTTGCAGCCCCTGTTCAGCGATGTCCGCTAAGCGCCCTAGATTGCGTGCCCGATCGCGGTCGATTTCGAGGCGCTGCTCTTCATATCTCTGCGCCCACACAGGTGGGTCCTCATAACGACGCCTCCGATCtgaaattattgaaaattaagATGATAATTCTATGTGAATGGTACTAATAGTCTCTTATTTGTAACGAAAATATTTTGACGAAACCTACACCAGTGGTGACCACTGCAATAGTATCCTCTACTAGTCTCCTAGCAATAGGAATACATCCAAACTATATATTTAaacatgtataatattttttatgtataatatagtATTGGTACTTACAAGGTCGTCGAGGGGCCCTGGCTTGCTCTGCTGTGCGACCACTCCTTGGACCAACTTCTACAGAATCATCTGTAGAAGACTCAGGCGGTGGGGTCAGAGGTGGAGGTGGAGTGGGCGACagattttgaaatattatctCCTAAGGGGATAAAAAAGGAATTTGAAATCTGCATTGTCCACACCGATGAAGTTGCAAGCATAATATAGTTTAGTATAAACAATAATGAACTTAGTTTTCATTACAAATAATctctatgatttttttatacattttgtttgttttctttACTTACGCGGGAAGGGACAGCAGATTGAGTTGAAGGTGGTTGAGGTGTCACCTGTATATTGAATGCCTCTGTATTTTGCAgctgaaaatttaaaactttatacataaataatttcttaataCAACTGCATAGAGTTGCAGGTTCTACTATATTTTATCATGTACCAGCCTATATTTGTCATCTCttttaagaaagaaagaaaattaatttattcatctcgtttcttaatttatttattctcaattatataataataatatattctcattaatttattcttttgttgcagccctcatcatcatcatcgtttaCCAATAGACATCTACTGGTGTAAataggtttcttgtagagatttccacATGCCACAGTCTTGCTATGTCAGTGATCacttcattttttaacccccgacccaaaaagaggggtgttataagtttgacgtgtgtatctgtgtatctgtgtatctgtctgtggcatcgtagcgcctaaacgaatgaaccgattttaatttagtttttttttgttggaaaggtggcttgatcgagagtgttcttagctataatccaaaaaaattggttcagccgtttaaaagttatcagctcctttctagttttcttgtagaaaagaaggttagataacccttaggttcataatattcaagtgtcaattgacaaatgtcaagctgtcaagatggacgttgcctagatatacataattatttatttgaaaatgatgttttggaaaactcaaatactttggatcgtaggcgcggaatagtccaagaaaatcggttcagccgtttgaaagttatcagctcttttctagttactgtaaccttcactggtcgggggtgttgaaaatttttaatttacacttgtgatttgatcatgtagacaGACTTCAAGCAAAGCTCTCACCACCGCCCGCTGAGTactttgagctttcttatgaggcccatagttagttATAATAATCTCTGATTTTTTCATACATATTGTTTGTTTTCTTTACTTACGCGGGAAGGGTCAGCCAATTGAGTTAACGGTGGTTGAGGTGTCACCTGTGTATCGAATAACTCCGTATTTTGCAgctgaaaatttaaaactttatacataaataatttctgAATACAACTGCATAGAGTTGCAGGTTctactatattttattactagaggatgcctacGCGActtcgcgactttgtccgcgtggatttaggtttttaaagatcccatgggaactttgattttctgggataaacagttgcctatgccaataacagggacgcaagctacctcggtaccaagttttatacaaatcggttaagtggatgggtttttaggaatcctgtgggaactatttgattttcctggataaaaagtggcctatgtccgtccccgggatataagctaaccctgtaccaaattttgtcagaatcggttaaactgttgggccgtgaaaaggtagcagacagacagacacactttcgcatttataatattagtgtggttaTATCAGCCTATATTTGTCATCTCTCAGTTCCACATGCCACAATCTTGGTATGTCAGTGATCTcttcatttttgatttgatcatgtagagagGCTTCAAAAAAAGCTCTCACCatcacccgctgagtgactctgagctttctcatgaagcccatagttagcgaccatgtctcagaTCCATAGGTTGTATATAACATACATTGTTCAAAGACTACTACTTACATTAGGAAGAGGTATCTGCACCTGCGGATGTCCTGCGTACGATACCTCTCCGACTATCTGCAAAATACGGACCTCCGTTAGAGACAGAGGTTTTTTTGGTGGCCCGCCACCCGTCCCGCGGGCATGCTGCCGTAGCGCAGTTTCGCGCTTGCGCGCCTTATATTTCAGTTCATACCAGTACtggataatatgataaaatttaatttgttagtgtgtttttttacgtttttagtCCATTTCACTTATCAAATGCCTCACTGCTTACCGTTTTCCAAGCTTTTGGTGACTTGGTGGCCCCATCCCCAAGACTATTGAGATTTGAGGCGACATTGGCCCAAAACTCATCAACTCTTAGGCTAGCCAAAGCGCCCCCTATCATGCGCCCTCGGGCTATATCAACGTGGGTTTCAAGGAGGCATAATAGTGCCTCCACTTGGGCCAATGATACAACTCTTGCCTTGGGCACTGAAATAAGGGATGGTTGTTATGAAGATAATAAAATTTgggtatgtttttatttaatttgtgtaGGAAAGATTTGAATTATGGTAAAACTTACTTacttttcaattcaattttgttttaaatattcaaatttcaatAAATCACGTCGTAAATACCAGTAAATATGAGTAAATACATTGATATTGACACTTACATTGACACATGACATCGCATTTACCATTAgacagataataaaaataagtccACTAACGCCAACTACTGTTGAGAATTAGTAAACTCGATTATAATTCATTCGCTGCGTTTAGTTATTGATTTTGCATAACTGATATTAACGTTAGAATTCAATGTTGTAAGCTATgaaagtaaatttttatgataaaatatgataagTTAGCCTAAAAAGTTGCATTGTTTTATTATACATCTTAATTCTTAACAACATAAAAATTGAGTTTCACAAAATGctatttgtaataataaaacGCAATTCTATGATACGTTTTTAAGCCACCGGTCACTTTTCGGTCTTTTTTTGATGGCCATTTTTATACAATTCGAATTGACGTTAGCGATCACATGACCAATCGTTTTAAATAATCATGATGGTCTAAACCTTACACAATCGCACTGCTGAACTGAACTGAAGACTCGAAGAGTAAAATGTCAGTTGATAGTGTAGATTGGGGTCTAATAATCATAGACTACTAAATAATTAAGTCAAAAAGGTGGAAATTTTGTGGTCTATGATCGTTCACGGCGTCTTTTGTTTGTCAAGATCGTTTTTTCTTTGCAAATCGTAATTATAGTAAATTACATTTACATCAAGAAAAATGTTGTTTTGCAAAAGCTAATAGCAGTAAACTACTAGCCGTCTTGTTTTCAAGACAAATTCCTGATATAATGGTAAGGGCTCATCTTGGCGGCATTTGTATTGATAGGTAACGGTCAAAAATAAGATTGTTTGTTTTGTCCATATGTTGTGTTCTATATCAAAttcaactattttattattgaaaacaaAGGTTTGGCTGCTTGGTGAAATAATGGGAGTAGCATTTCAACTTTTTCGGAATGAGTAATTCAACCTCATTGGGTGTTAAAAAGATGCCgcgaaaaatgtattttttgatCATTTTGATttctatacctaatatttcaaATATAACAGGTGGAAAAAACATTTACTAGTGTTCCCTGGTGCTTACAGATTGATAGAGGATACTAAGACACTACGTATGATTGTGTTTGAAAAATCTCGCAAATAGTATCTCTATTCTTCAGACTTCTGGCTTAATTTCAATGCTACGGAACTTGCAGCTATGAATTTAAAGGACTTGGACATAATAAAGTTAAGAAAATATGTAACAGATCAGTTAGACAGTGTAACTTGTATTAATTGGTAAGTTATTTAAAGCTAAAGTACTGATACAATTTTAGATTACACATAAATATCAACAGGCTATTTTACAGTAAAGAAATTGTAATGCAAGACCTATAATTTAGGTACCTgcacaatttatttttacatattatgtattcaGACCATTATCTAAATTGTAATCTGTGATACTGGCAGACATTGCTTTTATTACTTACCCTTAATAATTAATGTATGTACATACCCACCagctataatataaaatttaagtaGTTTCCCAATCATTGTGAATTTGACTATTAACAACTTATAATTATATAACTAATCTAATAATTCTAATTCTATTGTCAAAAGAAAACTTCCATTTTGacaatgtaattttattatagtaatagtttgtttgtttttaagtATAGTTTGTTTGGATTCTAAACTCAGGATAACGCTTTTTGAATCGGTAACAATTAGAAACTGTgaattcttaatattatgtatgtacaatagaaataaatagatTCCTCAACACTCagatttaaaagtaaaacatacattgtcaattttaaaagttttaactatttttttttgtgaatcaTAAAATGCTGAAGTGGTATGGCTCTTTGGATTTTGATGCATCtgtatatattgtataatagttatttttaactaaataacTTAACATTTACACTTAAGAATTCACTTTTTCTTGACATATAGTCAGTCGGTTTCTCTACTTAATGTATAGGTTTAAGAGTTGATAACCTAGTTGGCCTCCTATTCAGGAGTTTGACCCGGGCATGTTCTTCAAAATTTTTGGAGTcatgtgcattttaaacaattaaatatcactttatcTGTGAAGGAGAACATCATGAAGAAacccaatgactttctaagcatggacacatcgtggcatacaacacaagagcccaaacatggcacacgtttctaaattcaccctattTGCTTCAACTGCtgcatttatacattcccgctaacattcaagtcctgtaaactaacctcagtgattaagccgcaatgtaaatcgattattgcactcgaagctgaataaggtgattttagaagcaaacttgaacaaaaaatggaatggagtagtgtagcactattaacttttgttatttctttgagagatttttcgtttttgtaaatatgaaactattatactatatctatactatatactattctgctcgtgctgattcactgactgactgactgactgactgactcatttgatcacctcttccgtaaaattttgtatgtttttttttaccgatggtttcgtatagaggacaaaaaatgattcggaggaaaaatatggatagagctgatgattgaggatttcggtgaggagcacggccagggtattgaagataggtggggggtgctcgaacaaatgtcactcagaacttcatctaattgacagggagctgaaaaataaaaccaaaatggcggattcaagatgggcctggaatcaagatggccaaaggcctcccaccagccgacctaaaccaattaagaaaatctcaatcggcccagccgggcatcgaacccgggaccctcgtcatacaaatccaccgcgctaccactgcgcaccggaggtcgtcaaaagatctatacatataataaaattgtagaaaagtggtgtctgtacaatggaaatatataaaaaaaagtagcaggggttgttattatatcgatgccaaacccgaaattgtaattaattttttttttgtctgtttgtctgtgtgtttgtgcacgctaatatcagaaacggcttattcgatttagatacggttgtcactaatatattgtaataagcttcacttaacatttagtgtttaattcatgtcaatcggttcataaataaaaaagttatgtcaatttaaaaatcacggcgaacatttttaacgtacagatacacgcctcgcgcctgagtgtccgtggctatataaagcgcgctgagagctattccacgcgaacgaagtcgcgggcacagctagtaataaaataaatgtgatacaataatggccaatagactttacattgaacaaaaaaaagctactccatagttttgtttttccgacattcgtgacgcgcccttccatctgtctctttccgatgtgcgtgagagaaaggaatggaaacattgtaaataattttagatatttctagtgttttcaatggttttactaagtattttacactttttcgcatgttatcttacgtaaataaaattaacttaccggtggtaagtcacaccatctcatttctgcgtcgttaacgtattatttcggcattttttgatcgcgcatttaggcgtcttgacagctttgcagtcaacatgcgactaatgaagaaagtgtgcttacaccgagtataagcacacttacttggtcccttgttatgcgcgccagtgcgatgtccttgcttagaaagtcattgaagAAACCTGCAGGCTTGAGAATTCttgataatgttctcaaaagtgtgtgaaaccTGCAGATTCACACTTGGACAGAGTGGTGGGCTATGGCCAAatgcttctcattctgagaggagtcccATTATCAGTAGTGAGTTGCCCATTAGTTAATGATAATGCTGATGATATAGGTAGAATAGAATATACTTTACTCAGAAActtgttttagaatgaacaggtaaaaaACTAATTGATATATTGAAGCCACTGTTTATTCTGTTTTTAGTTGTAAATTCTATCTAGTTCCAACTACAGCGACATGTGGACTGTTGTAACAGGCAGAGTCGCAGGTTTCGGTACTTGAATTAAAACGAGAATTCTAATTAAAAACGAGCAACTATATTTCACCACTTTGACAGTTCGAGACAAGGGGCACAAGAGAGCATAGGGCATAGACAAATAAATGTACACAGATAAAATTTACATATCAATATGGACATACATTATGCCATACTTGTTGGCAGATACGACGCTCCTGTCCTTCATGTGCATCACATGTTATTAAATTGAGACATACCTTCGAATCTCTATTTGACATACAGTGTGAGttcacaagttttttttttactaacttttCTAGCTAAAACACAGCATGGAAtgactttttcttttttccatcacacttcacactaatattataaaggagaaagtttgtatgtgtgtgtgtgtgtgtgtgtgtatgtatgtttgttactccttcacgcaaaaactactggacggattgggctgaaatttagaatgtagataccctgcattagcacataggctactttttatcccggaaaatcaaagagttcccatgggaattttaaaaacctacatccacgcgaacgtagtcgcgggtatcagctagttattttatattatgttgatgGTTTTTTCTTCTGAAACCTTCAAAAAGTACCTAcaatgtaataaaatgtaatataatattaaaaaacactGTTTATATACTTGCCAGTTTACTATGTTGACACAAtatcattacattttttaattttagtgttTTGTATTTCAGTGGATTATTTTACCATGGATACTGATGAACAACAACGTGTCAAAGAGTGTTTAGCAAGTTCTGAAAATCAGTTTTCAGCTCCAGCAACTAGTTCTCAACAATGCACTGAAGAAACAGTCAAGCCAGCACCACAGAAACACCTGATCACAAGTGAAATTCAAGTACATACTATAAATCAAAAGGTAAAAGTACCAGCAAGACAACCCATAAAATTGACTATTCAACAAGATGATTGGGACAAAATTGAAGAAATGCCAGAAATAGAAACAAATAAAAGTCTTGAAAATGCTGTAGGCCCTATGGATAtagaaacatttaattttttaattgatgATGAAGACTATAGTGCAAATAACCCTCGTAGGAGTTCGAGAATTAAAGAGTTGCAAAGTAGCAAACCACCTATAACAAATGATGTTTCCTCAGATAAAGAAAATGGgaaaaatttcaatattaattcAGATAGCAAAATCGGTCAAAGTTGGAAAAATGTTAAAAGAATGAGAAAAGAGTTCAGCAAATTGAACAAGaagaacaaaaacaaattaaacatATCTATTGAAATGTGTAAGAAAGCAAAACTTGCTGTAAATAAAGGAGCTTTATCTAACTCACAGCAAGTGTCTTATACTATTGATGAAAACACACCTGATATTGCTGCTATTGGTGAGGTCGTAACTAAAAATACAGATTTGAAGAATCTTACAGCTTCTAAAGTAAGTTTTTTTAGGAAGGGGCCTCTTTTAAACCAGACCTCTTTGCAAACCACATACATAGATACAAGCAAAACACACGTTATTAATGTAGATAATCccaatgttaaaaataaaaacactgaTAGAGTTGGTACAGGTgacattgaaattattattaaaataggtaaCACTTTGACGAATATTTGTATACAGAAAAAAGAAAACGAAGTGCAGTATAAAACTAAAACAGATCGTGAAGTTCAGACTTCCTTGGGCAATTCTGTAGTACAGAATGAAGACAATGTGCAAAGTTAAtggtaatttatatattttttttttatatatttatataattatattttgtgttctcttaattaattaattaattttttttcattcagtaATATtatagttgttttgttttctcTGTTGATCTAATTCACTTTGTTTTAATTGTGTTTACTggttagtatttattttataataacaagACTAAACCTAATTTAAACATAGTTTTgttctaagtaaataaaattagttatataataataaaaaatcgattgactcgattgattgattaatttaaAACCTGTACTCCTAGTATGAGTTTACACGAAAACTTGGACGGTTTTTGTGAGTTTTGATAGTTCATTACAATATTTTCGCTGTGTGAATACTATAAAACTCGTACTCAGATTACGCATAAATTAAGAATGTAATAATAGTTTTGTATCTGATTTTTAAGTTCTAACACCGGACTAAGAGAAATGTTTGCGGCTGCTAGGTTTTTGGCAAACATTTTTTGCCTAGCAAATGTGtaaagtttattatttgtttttccaTGACTTCATCGGGCAGGTTTTAGTGTTTTGTATATATCCTGTAGGAACCTTAGTTTTTTctaaagatttttttgaaaaaatagaataattacTGTATCTCGTAATAATAGATACTCTGTATATTCCTTGCGCAGTTGTTTGCAAAAGTCGCGTTAAagccggttcagccgttttgaAGATTTCTCgcacgaacagacagacattgaCATCTTTGATATCTGGTCTGTTATATCAGCTAAAGTCTAAACCGTGAAATTTTTCGCAGAGCAAACTATTTACATCCTGGGGatgcatataggctacttttccaaAAAGTATCTGTCTTgttagaaaatttaaaacaaaaaatgtacaATGAAATTAGACACATACTtttcatgcggatgaagtcacaggtGATAgctagtaaaattttatttatataggaTACGTGATATAAGAATTGAATCGGTCATTTCAAAAGCAGCATAAGTCAAGTTTTTCTCAAACATGCTTTTTATGCTTTGAATGTTTCCTCAAAGATAGACGTAAAACCTGGAAAAGCAATGTTATTCTGTACATTCCTTATGAAGTCCGAATACTGTATTCAGCCTAAAAGTCCTTCGAAATTCGTTTACTTTTGAATGAAACAGTTTTTATTGAgtgcttaaaaatataatttagtgACTTAAGCGGTTTTTGGAAATGACCGATTCAATTGGATTTAAGTCTTAAGAGCCTAAAGAGGTTGCCAGTGCGTCTACTCTAGCTCATAAAACATCACTTGCGCTTGTTGTTGTGAAATGTCGTTTTGTGGATaggattttatttgtaaatgtCCGATGGGCGGAGTTAGCGCCATGTTTGTTTCAATTTTGGCACGATCAAAGTACAAAAAGTGCATAGTTTTTGAGAAAAGACTCTCCATGTTTGCTTTGTGTCCTTCCTTCAGCCCAGGCGATACCGGACACGAACGGTCAAATGCTGCGAGCTCTAGGGCCTCGTAAACACGTCGATTGtaggaaatatttttaattatgtctttttaacccccgacccaaaagaggggtgttataagtttgacgtgtgtatctgtgtgtctgtgtatctgtctgtggcaccgtagcgcctaaactaatgaaccgattttaatttagttttttttttttgtttgaaaggtggcttgatcgagagtgttcttagccataatccaagaaaatcggttcagccgtttgaaagttatcagctctttttctagttactgtaacctgcaattgtcgggggtgttataaatttttaatttacacttgtagttaatAATGTCTAAAGGTAAATTGTTCTAATCTGTCTAATCTTATCTATTTACGCACAAAGTTGTCACAAGTTTAGTGTTTAAATAGGAATCTTTCGAGTAATCACCTTAATCTAAGGGTaaaccatacttttgacatgacagttaaaACAGAGCAAATATAgcgagtcctttctcaaaatgtatgcgtTATACACTTCATTTCCTCTTATTTTTCTATAGTCGAAGAATTTTGCGCTTACAACTGCGTGGGAATTCCACCAACGgcagtatttataaaatattactttttatgATAAATTCAATGTAAGAAATCTCATTCCATGttagtaaaaatattcaaaaacgataatatattatttatgttgtCAATTACTAGAATGTCGAAAAGACAGGTGTGTAGTAAACTTCGTGTCGGTGCGCCATAGAGATATCATAGTGataatgtattataataataatattatattgatcaatataatattattatgaggtGCATCATATTGTACATATATGAAGGGAAGTGACGCGGCGTTTgtcattaaaattattgaaatcaaTCAAAAATACCAATATAAAAGCGTAATGCAACTTTCATATTTACTAAAAAGCCATTTTTTCACATGCAGGTCAAAATAGCGCAActgaagtttatttttatacttcgTTGTCGTGTACCTGGTCACTGccctatctatattttttaatagtacttattaaagattttttatggttccgtacctcaaaagaaaaaaagggaTCACGTCGTTGTCCTTCTGTCTCTCTCTGTCTGTTTTTTACTCTGTGACTTGCCGCGTTATTTCACCCTGTGTGAGTGAACTACGCCTACGTgtaaaaacatatttattattttgtacgacATCTTTTCCAGTTCTGGGTCTAGATTCCCTATGATATTGAAATTGTAACTATGCTACAATGAAATGGATTTTATAAAGACAATGTTCAAAACTTCATACGAAAATTGTCATTTTTACGTCGCACATAAAATCAGCAAGATATCTCCTTCTAGGTACTATTTGAATATGATAGCAAATACAAATCCAGATCTGTttatatttaatgtaatttgtaaataaaccaataaataagtttttttgtaaatgtgaatgttttatttattattttactacatACTTACCATACCTAAAAGTAGGCTAGCGATAGAAGACGTTAGATTGAGTGGAATGGAGCTGATGTGCTGcgtctttttttagggtcctgcgggaccctaaaaaaagacgCAGCACATCAACGCTTTTGAGATacgcctcaaaaggaaaaacggaacccttataggatcactttgtcgtctgtctgtctgtctgtctgtcaacctatagggtacttcccgttgacctacaatcatgaaaggtagttaggtaggtcttatagcacaagtacaggaataaatctgaaaaccgcgaatttgtgattacatcatttaaaaaaattaaaatgtttcaattttcaaaataagataactatatcaagtggggtatatggggtattatgaaagggctttacctgtacatcctaaaacagatttt
Coding sequences within:
- the LOC123879862 gene encoding uncharacterized protein LOC123879862, which gives rise to MIGGALASLRVDEFWANVASNLNSLGDGATKSPKAWKTYWYELKYKARKRETALRQHARGTGGGPPKKPLSLTEVRILQIVGEVSYAGHPQVQIPLPNLQNTELFDTQVTPQPPLTQLADPSRLQNTEAFNIQVTPQPPSTQSAVPSREIIFQNLSPTPPPPLTPPPESSTDDSVEVGPRSGRTAEQARAPRRPYRRRRYEDPPVWAQRYEEQRLEIDRDRARNLGRLADIAEQGLQIERDAARYLGRLADVAEQGLEFERNRAQQLSHLIDIAGQAMQILNRFAGSDDAA
- the LOC123879756 gene encoding uncharacterized protein LOC123879756 isoform X1 yields the protein MNLKDLDIIKLRKYVTDQLDSVTCINCCKFYLVPTTATCGHTLCHTCWQIRRSCPSCASHVIKLRHTFESLFDIQLDYFTMDTDEQQRVKECLASSENQFSAPATSSQQCTEETVKPAPQKHLITSEIQVHTINQKVKVPARQPIKLTIQQDDWDKIEEMPEIETNKSLENAVGPMDIETFNFLIDDEDYSANNPRRSSRIKELQSSKPPITNDVSSDKENGKNFNINSDSKIGQSWKNVKRMRKEFSKLNKKNKNKLNISIEMCKKAKLAVNKGALSNSQQVSYTIDENTPDIAAIGEVVTKNTDLKNLTASKVSFFRKGPLLNQTSLQTTYIDTSKTHVINVDNPNVKNKNTDRVGTGDIEIIIKIGNTLTNICIQKKENEVQYKTKTDREVQTSLGNSVVQNEDNVQS
- the LOC123879756 gene encoding uncharacterized protein LOC123879756 isoform X2, coding for MDTDEQQRVKECLASSENQFSAPATSSQQCTEETVKPAPQKHLITSEIQVHTINQKVKVPARQPIKLTIQQDDWDKIEEMPEIETNKSLENAVGPMDIETFNFLIDDEDYSANNPRRSSRIKELQSSKPPITNDVSSDKENGKNFNINSDSKIGQSWKNVKRMRKEFSKLNKKNKNKLNISIEMCKKAKLAVNKGALSNSQQVSYTIDENTPDIAAIGEVVTKNTDLKNLTASKVSFFRKGPLLNQTSLQTTYIDTSKTHVINVDNPNVKNKNTDRVGTGDIEIIIKIGNTLTNICIQKKENEVQYKTKTDREVQTSLGNSVVQNEDNVQS